Below is a genomic region from Paenibacillus rhizovicinus.
GGGTATGTTGAGCTCCCGCCGCGGTCGTATCGAAGGTTCGGACACACGCCATGGCGCGTTGATCGTTCGTGCTAAGGTGCCTCTCGCTGAGATGTTCGGTTACTCCACTACACTTCGTTCCGGTACACAAGGTCGCGGCGTATTCTCCATGGAGCTTTCGCACTATGAAGAAGTACCTCGCTCGATTTCGGAAGAAATCGTCGCTAAGTCCAAAGGCGCTTCCTAGTCGAAGTCCTTTACCGCTAAGGTATAAGTTGTATCTTGGCCGGATGATGGACGTCCAAGCGACGTTCGTCCGGCCGATCACATAATCTTCTAAATATTGAGGAGGAAGAGTTCAATGGCTAAGGCTAAATTTGAACGTAATAAACCGCACGTTAATATCGGTACTATTGGTCACGTCGACCATGGTAAAACAACGCTGACTGCTGCGATCACAACTGTTCTTTCGAAAAGATACGGTGGTGCTGCTGTAGCATTCGACCAAATCGACAAAGCTCCAGAAGAGCGCGAACGTGGTATCACAATCTCCACAGCACACGTTGAGTATGAGACTCCTAACCGTCACTACGCACACGTTGACTGCCCAGGCCATGCCGACTATGTTAAAAACATGATCACTGGCGCAGCACAAATGGACGGCGCTATCCTGGTTGTATCCGCAGCTGACGGCCCAATGCCGCAAACGCGTGAGCACATCCTGCTTTCCCGTCAAGTAGGCGTACCTTACATCGTCGTATTCCTGAACAAATGCGACATGGTTGAAGATGATGAGCTGCTTGAACTCGTTGAAATGGAAGTTCGCGACCTTCTTAGCGAATATGAATTCCCAGGCGACGACACTCCAATCATCCGTGGTGCAGCTCGTGAAGCGCTGCAAAACCCAGATGGTGCATGGGCTGACAAAATCATCGAACTGTTCGAACAAGTTGATACTTATATCCCGACTCCACAACGTGATACAGACAAACCGTTCCTTATGCCAGTCGAGGACGTATTCACGATCACAGGTCGTGGTACGGTTGCTACAGGACGCGTTGAGCGTGGCGTAGTTAAAGTATCTGACGAAGTCGAAATCATCGGTATCGTTGAAGAGACTCGCAAATGCGTGGTAACAGGCGTTGAAATGTTCCGCAAATTGCTTGATTCCGCACAAGCTGGTGACAACGTCGGCGCATTGCTTCGTGGTGTTGACCGTAAAGACATCGAGCGTGGTCAAGTTCTGGCTAAGCCAGGTTCCGTTAAACCACACACGAACTTTACAGCTCAAATCTACGTACTGACTAAAGAAGAGGGCGGACGTCACAAACCTTTTTTCACGGGTTACCGTCCACAGTTCTACTTCCGTACAACTGACGTAACGGGCATCATCTCCCTGCCAGAAGGCACTGAGATGGTTATGCCAGGCGACAACATTACGGTTACTGTTGAACTGATCGCTCCAATCGCAATTGAAGACGGTACTCGCTTCGCTATCCGCGAAGGCGGCCGTACAGTTGGTGCCGGTGCAGTAGCATCCATCCAAAAATAATAAAGCTGCAGCGTAAGCTGTCGCTTTGAAGAAGCCCTCACCCCGGTGAGGGCTTTTTCTTTATTCGCGAGTCATTGGTTTGATCGTATCTGTTTAGGGTGATGTTACGATTCAAAGGCTTCAATAAACATTTTTCTCATTATTTGAGGTTTGCAGTGAAAGCGTTTCTTCAATAATAGTAAAGACGAAATTGGCGCGACGAATTAAGTTAAACAGGGAAGTACGACACGAACGTCAAAGTCTTAATGGGCTTGAAGAACATGGCAACATAAAAAAACGTTGAAATCACGAGGTTTTTGTTGCATTCGCCTATTGGTTTAGATATAATAGTGAAGTTGGTCTGAGACGTTGCGATGATGTAAGAGGTTGTCGACACACACGGCTCCTTTGCCATGAGGGGCGTGTCGGGTTTTCTTGCGGAGTATGTCCGATACTAAATTGGGCGATAGAAGGAGGGACTTATATGGCTAAGCAAAAGATTCGTATTCGCTTGAAAGCATACGATCATAGAATTCTGGATCAATCCGCAGAGAAGATTGTTGAAACTGCGAAACGTTCCGGTGCAGGCGTGTCTGGGCCGATTCCGCTTCCAACTGAGAAGCAAATCATCACCATTCTGCGTGCGGTACACAAGTACAAGGATTCTAGGGAGCAATTCGAAATGCGCACACACAAGCGCTTGATCGACATTGTTAACCCAACGCCGCAAACGGTTGATGCATTGATGCGTCTTGACCTGCCATCCGGTGTAGATATCGAAATCAAACTGTAAGAATTGTACTCTCAACATGGAAAGGGAATGAGGTGTCAACATGAAAGGTATCTTAGGTAAAAAACTTGGCATGACGCAAGTATTCGCTGCCGATGGTAACGTGATTCCAGTAACGGTTATCGAAGCAGGTCCTTGTGTTGTATTGCAGAAGAAAGACCAAGAGAACGATGGATATGTATCCATTCAAGTAGGTTTCTCTGATAAGAAAGAAAGCAGAGCGAACAAGCCGGAAATCGGCCACGCTAAAAAAGCCGATACGGCTCCTAAGCGCTACATTCGTGAATTCCGCGGCGTAAACGGGGAATTTGAAGTTGGCCAAGAGATCAAGGCTGACCTATTCACTGCTGGCGAATTCGTTGACGTAACAGCTACATCCAAAGGTAAAGGTTTCACGGGTACGATTAAACGTTGGAACCAAAGCCGCGGACCAATGGCTCACGGCTCGCGTTACCACCGCGGACCAGGTTCGATGGGTTCCATTCAAGCGAACCGCGTACCGAAAGGTAAGCATCTGCCGGGTCACATGGGAAGCGAAACCGTTACGATTCAAAACCTTGAAATCGTACGCGTTGATGTTGAACGTAATGTACTGCTTGTTAAAGGCTCCGTACCAGGTGCTAAAAACAGCTTTGTAAAAGTTAAATCTACGGTGAAGAAATAATCGTTTAAAGAAAGGAGGAACATGAAATGCCGAAAGTAGCACTTTTTAGCGTGAACGGTTCGCAAGTGGGCGAGATTGAATTGTCCGAAGCGGTATTCGGTGTAGAACCGAACGTTCACGTCCTGCATAGCGCAGTTTTGCTTCAGCAAGCTTCTGAACGCAGAGGCACGCACAAGACGAAAGGACGCTCTGAAGTACGCGGTGGCGGCCGTAAACCTTGGAAACAAAAAGGTACAGGTCGGGCTCGTCAAGGCTCCATTCGCGCCCCACAATGGGTTGGCGGCGGTACGGTCTTCGGACCAACACCACGCAGCTACAGCTTCAAACTTCCTAAGAAAGTTCGTCGCTTGGCTATCAAATCCGCATTGTCTTCGAAAGTGATCGACAACGAAATCATCGTTCTTGATCAACTGGCGTTTGCTCAACCGAAGACAAAAGAATTCGCTGCTATCTTGACTAACCTGAAAGTGGCTCGCAAAGCACTGATCGTTACAGCGAACTATGAAGATAATGTAGCACTCTCTGCTCGTAATCTTCCAAACGTGAAGTTCGTTGCAGCCGATGGCATCAATGTTCTCGACGTTATGAAATACGACCAGCTGATTATCACTAAAGAAGCGGTTGAAAAAGTACAGGAGGTGCTTGCGTAATGAAAAATCCTCGCGATATTATCAAGCGCCCAATCATTACGGAACAAACGAGCGATTTCATGGCTAACAAACGCTATGTTTTCGAAGTTGATCTTCGTGCAAACAAAACCGAGATCAAACTCGCGATCCAATCGATCTTCAAAGTAAAAGTAACGAAAGTGAACACGCTGCGCATGCCGGCGAAACCTAAACGTTACGGAAAACACAGCGGATACACATCCGAGTGGAAAAAAGCGATCGTTCAACTGAGCGCTGATAGCAACGAGCTTGAATTTTTTGAAACAGTTTAATTCACGCGCGGCCCTCGGGCCCAACGTGATTAAACGAGATATCGGTTAAGGAGGGAATCGAAGTGCCTATTAAGAAGTATAAACCGACTTCTCCTGCGCGTCGTGCGATGTCTGTTTCGACATTCGAAGAGATCACAACAAACACGCCAGAGAAATCGCTTCTTGCGCCGCTTTTCAAAAAAGCTGGACGTAACAATCAAGGCAAAATTACGGTTCGTCATCACGGTGGCGGCCATAAACGTAAATACCGGATTATCGACTTCAAACGTAATAAGGACGGTATTGTTGGTAACGTAGCGACGATCGAATACGATCCGAACCGTACATCCAACATCGCGCTTATCCACTATGTGGACGGCGAGAAAAGCTACATCATCGCTCCTAAAGGTTTGAAAGTTGGGGATAAAATCGTATCCGGACCGGAATCGGACATCAAGATCGGTAACGCGTTGCCGCTTGAGAACATTCCTGTAGGTACAGTTATCCACAACATCGAGCTGAAACCAGGCAAAGGCGGACAATTGGTTCGTGCTGCTGGAACGGATGCTCAGCTTCTTGGTAAAGAAGAGCAATACGTAACGATTCGCTTGACGTCTGGCGAAGTTCGTCGTATCCTGAAGACTTGCCGTGCAACAATCGGTTCTGTTGGTAACGAAGATCACGAACTCGTGAAAATCGGTAAAGCCGGCCGTTCCCGTTGGATGGGCAAACGCCCTGAAGTCCGCGGTGTTGTAATGAACCCGAACGATCACCCACACGGTGGTGGTGAAGGCCGTGCTCCAATCGGTCGTAAATCCCCAATGTCTCCGTGGGGCAAACCGACGCTTGGTTTCAAAACACGCAAGAAGAAAAAAGCATCGAGCCAATACATCGTACGTCGTCGTACGAAATAATAGGCGCCTTGGCGTCAACTGCGTGACGCGCAGCGTCGCGTAACGCTAGCGTGAAGGGAGGATCATCCATGGGTCGCAGTTTGAAGAAGGGTCCGTTTATTGACGGCTACCTGCTGAAAAAAGTCGAAGTGCTGAACGAATCTAACAAGAAAACCGTTGTTAAGACTTGGTCGCGTCGTTCTACGATTTTCCCGCAATTCATCGGACACACTTTCGCTGTTTATGACGGTAAGAAACATGTGCCGGTTTATGTGACGGAAGATATGGTTGGACACAAACTCGGCGAGTTCGCGCCAACACGTTCTTACAAAGGTCACGGTAACGATGACAAGAAAACAGGTCGTCGTTAATCGTTCGAATAGCAAGGATTAATGATCGAGAGGAGGTTCATCCATGCCAGAAGCAAAAGCATTAGCTAACCACGTTCGCATTGCTCCTCGTAAAGCGCAGCTGGTGGCGGACTTGATTCGCGGTAAGCAAGTTGGCGAGGCGATCGCAATTTTGCGTCATACGCCAAAATCGGCTTCCCCAATCGTTGAGAAGCTGCTTAACTCTGCTATCGCAAATGCGGAGCACAACTTCCAATTGGACGTTAACAAACTTGTCATTTCGCAAGTGTTCGTTAACCAAGGTCCAACGATGAAACGTTTCCGCCCGCGCGCAATGGGCCGCGCTAGCCGGATTAATAAAAGAACCAGCCACATCACATTGGTGGTA
It encodes:
- the tuf gene encoding elongation factor Tu produces the protein MAKAKFERNKPHVNIGTIGHVDHGKTTLTAAITTVLSKRYGGAAVAFDQIDKAPEERERGITISTAHVEYETPNRHYAHVDCPGHADYVKNMITGAAQMDGAILVVSAADGPMPQTREHILLSRQVGVPYIVVFLNKCDMVEDDELLELVEMEVRDLLSEYEFPGDDTPIIRGAAREALQNPDGAWADKIIELFEQVDTYIPTPQRDTDKPFLMPVEDVFTITGRGTVATGRVERGVVKVSDEVEIIGIVEETRKCVVTGVEMFRKLLDSAQAGDNVGALLRGVDRKDIERGQVLAKPGSVKPHTNFTAQIYVLTKEEGGRHKPFFTGYRPQFYFRTTDVTGIISLPEGTEMVMPGDNITVTVELIAPIAIEDGTRFAIREGGRTVGAGAVASIQK
- the rpsJ gene encoding 30S ribosomal protein S10, with protein sequence MAKQKIRIRLKAYDHRILDQSAEKIVETAKRSGAGVSGPIPLPTEKQIITILRAVHKYKDSREQFEMRTHKRLIDIVNPTPQTVDALMRLDLPSGVDIEIKL
- the rpsS gene encoding 30S ribosomal protein S19, whose protein sequence is MGRSLKKGPFIDGYLLKKVEVLNESNKKTVVKTWSRRSTIFPQFIGHTFAVYDGKKHVPVYVTEDMVGHKLGEFAPTRSYKGHGNDDKKTGRR
- the rplW gene encoding 50S ribosomal protein L23 yields the protein MKNPRDIIKRPIITEQTSDFMANKRYVFEVDLRANKTEIKLAIQSIFKVKVTKVNTLRMPAKPKRYGKHSGYTSEWKKAIVQLSADSNELEFFETV
- the rplC gene encoding 50S ribosomal protein L3 gives rise to the protein MKGILGKKLGMTQVFAADGNVIPVTVIEAGPCVVLQKKDQENDGYVSIQVGFSDKKESRANKPEIGHAKKADTAPKRYIREFRGVNGEFEVGQEIKADLFTAGEFVDVTATSKGKGFTGTIKRWNQSRGPMAHGSRYHRGPGSMGSIQANRVPKGKHLPGHMGSETVTIQNLEIVRVDVERNVLLVKGSVPGAKNSFVKVKSTVKK
- the rplD gene encoding 50S ribosomal protein L4, with translation MPKVALFSVNGSQVGEIELSEAVFGVEPNVHVLHSAVLLQQASERRGTHKTKGRSEVRGGGRKPWKQKGTGRARQGSIRAPQWVGGGTVFGPTPRSYSFKLPKKVRRLAIKSALSSKVIDNEIIVLDQLAFAQPKTKEFAAILTNLKVARKALIVTANYEDNVALSARNLPNVKFVAADGINVLDVMKYDQLIITKEAVEKVQEVLA
- the rplB gene encoding 50S ribosomal protein L2, which translates into the protein MPIKKYKPTSPARRAMSVSTFEEITTNTPEKSLLAPLFKKAGRNNQGKITVRHHGGGHKRKYRIIDFKRNKDGIVGNVATIEYDPNRTSNIALIHYVDGEKSYIIAPKGLKVGDKIVSGPESDIKIGNALPLENIPVGTVIHNIELKPGKGGQLVRAAGTDAQLLGKEEQYVTIRLTSGEVRRILKTCRATIGSVGNEDHELVKIGKAGRSRWMGKRPEVRGVVMNPNDHPHGGGEGRAPIGRKSPMSPWGKPTLGFKTRKKKKASSQYIVRRRTK
- the rplV gene encoding 50S ribosomal protein L22: MPEAKALANHVRIAPRKAQLVADLIRGKQVGEAIAILRHTPKSASPIVEKLLNSAIANAEHNFQLDVNKLVISQVFVNQGPTMKRFRPRAMGRASRINKRTSHITLVVSEK